The Megalopta genalis isolate 19385.01 chromosome 12, iyMegGena1_principal, whole genome shotgun sequence genome window below encodes:
- the LOC117228925 gene encoding uncharacterized protein LOC117228925: MDLTEAFAPGGGGEDLPKTDFFDFVVSPPPHCASADGVSDEESFLHRTTCRSMGYLQQSHEEHETSRDLHSSPFIKETNNNTLTALPPVSTITSSLGHHHHHHHVRAHHNACNVQQSNEQTPMDQSDCDYWGTDESKEQTCNILLEDLNKYCWSAHANAQSHGNDTVNVHQGSNDHHQAVGRGCSTNDRQNTDGAIYTLTVLNNEANSMDALDCCKSPAPTSSDSWTLRPNLDLDAILSMEPASAEPDHDQTTNVSEVSRTVNDRFHPDRFSVASSQYTTDDSGFVESKELCGRASSNSGNCTGGDNNNDWKLSDQNLQEAAAAAAAAAVAVGAGDSAESLLRSALQGKLYTGPTQVVSSSSPSNQGTAMSMPVTNNPGLQIVADQQQQQQQQQQQQQQQQQQQQDESMHTCTDEDLLLSQLDQTTYRPGDYEKLKSIANEMVESYCSLEPVCNVSATTTVMYTLDPTSGSLGTITLPADLGQVSTVTVVTAAQQDVLQQQTTARAEVEQQQTTNQLQLAPTRVVPAKAPKKYCRRTNRNNNNANAASNGNSGSESGGSAGGQQQGASGGSPGSVQRKERSLHYCSICSKGFKDKYSVNVHIRTHTGEKPFACSLCGKSFRQKAHLAKHYQTHVTQKPSVQQQATGNSGNNNGNSGNPSPSAETTTTTSSSVTNRSQSHPVSVDPSGNACNPPS, from the coding sequence ATGGATTTAACGGAGGCATTCGCCCCGGGAGGGGGCGGGGAGGATCTGCCGAAGACGGACTTCTTCGATTTCGTGGTCTCCCCGCCGCCGCACTGCGCGTCCGCTGACGGGGTCTCCGACGAGGAGAGCTTCCTTCATCGCACCACCTGCAGAAGCATGGGTTATCTGCAGCAGAGCCACGAGGAGCACGAGACCAGTCGTGACCTCCACAGCTCGCCGTTCATCAAAGAGACCAATAACAACACGCTGACCGCCTTGCCGCCCGTCTCGACGATCACGAGCTCCCTCGGCCATCATCATCACCATCACCACGTGAGAGCCCATCACAACGCCTGCAACGTCCAGCAGAGCAACGAGCAGACGCCGATGGACCAGTCGGACTGCGACTACTGGGGGACCGACGAGAGCAAAGAGCAGACCTGCAACATACTGCTGGAGGATTTGAACAAGTATTGCTGGTCGGCCCACGCCAACGCGCAGAGCCATGGGAACGACACGGTGAACGTTCACCAGGGATCGAACGACCATCATCAAGCCGTAGGCCGAGGATGTTCCACGAACGACAGACAGAACACGGACGGGGCAATCTACACTCTGACCGTGTTGAACAACGAAGCAAACTCGATGGACGCGTTGGACTGCTGCAAGAGCCCGGCACCGACGTCCAGCGACTCCTGGACCCTGCGGCCCAACCTGGACTTGGACGCGATCCTGAGCATGGAGCCGGCCTCCGCCGAGCCGGACCACGACCAGACGACGAACGTGAGCGAGGTGTCGCGGACGGTCAACGACAGGTTTCACCCGGACCGCTTCTCCGTGGCGTCGTCGCAGTATACCACCGACGACAGCGGTTTCGTCGAGAGCAAAGAATTGTGCGGTCGGGCCTCCTCGAACAGCGGCAACTGCACGGGCGGCGACAACAACAACGACTGGAAGCTCTCGGATCAGAATCTGCAAGAGGCGGctgctgcggcggcggcggctgcggtCGCGGTGGGCGCGGGCGACTCGGCGGAGAGTCTGCTGAGAAGCGCCCTCCAAGGGAAGCTGTACACAGGCCCGACCCAGGTGGTGTCGTCCTCGTCGCCGTCCAATCAGGGCACCGCCATGTCGATGCCCGTCACGAATAACCCCGGCCTGCAGATAGTCGCCGaccagcaacaacagcagcagcaacaacaacagcaacagcaacagcagcaacagcaacaacaagacgAGTCGATGCACACCTGCACGGACGAGGACCTGCTGCTGTCCCAGCTGGACCAGACGACCTACCGTCCCGGGGACTACGAGAAGCTGAAGAGCATAGCCAACGAGATGGTGGAGTCCTACTGCAGCTTGGAACCCGTCTGCAACGTCTCCGCGACGACCACGGTGATGTACACGTTGGACCCGACCAGCGGTAGCCTGGGCACCATCACTCTACCGGCGGACTTGGGCCAGGTGAGCACGGTCACGGTGGTCACGGCTGCTCAGCAAGACGTGCTCCAGCAGCAGACAACCGCTCGGGCGGAGGTGGAACAGCAACAGACGACCAATCAGCTCCAGCTGGCTCCCACGAGAGTGGTGCCCGCCAAGGCGCCGAAGAAGTACTGCAGACGCACCAACAGGAACAATAACAACGCGAACGCGGCCAGCAACGGGAACAGCGGCTCGGAAAGCGGAGGAAGCGCCGGCGGTCAGCAACAAGGCGCGTCCGGAGGGTCACCGGGCAGCGTTCAGCGCAAGGAACGCTCGCTGCACTACTGCAGCATCTGTAGCAAAGGGTTCAAAGACAAGTACAGCGTGAACGTTCACATTCGGACGCACACGGGCGAGAAGCCCTTCGCTTGCTCGTTGTGCGGCAAGAGCTTCCGGCAGAAGGCCCACCTGGCGAAGCACTACCAGACCCACGTCACGCAGAAGCCCAGCGTCCAGCAGCAGGCCACCGGGAACAGCGggaacaacaacgggaacagcgGGAACCCCAGTCCGTCCGCGGagaccaccaccaccaccagcaGCAGCGTGACAAACAGGAGTCAGTCGCACCCGGTCTCGGTCGATCCTTCGGGGAACGCCTGCAATCCACCTAGTTAG